TTGATCTGGCTTTTGCTGATCCAACAGTTCTTTGGCAACCAACAGATGCCCTTTCATCAAACCCAGCTTCGTCATGTAGTCAACATCTTTGGCTTCACCCGTTAGTACTACATCCTCAATAGTCACCATATCTTGGATTTGGTTGAACTGTTCCTGGGTAACTACATTTTTAGAAACTAATTCTTCCGTACTGCCATAAGGACGACTCGCTTGAACCCGATGAGACAATGCTGGGATGCCTAACTTGGCTTCCAATTTATCCAACTCAGATAAAATTGCCGTATTAACGTTGATCTTTGCCTTGCCGCTGCGATCGTGACTAGCAGTTCCTGGACTAGAAGTGGCAGCAGGTGACTGGGTTGAATTATTACTAACGATTGGTGTTTGATTACAACTAACCACAACAACCAGCATGGCAGTAGCAATCGTAAGCAACAAAGAACGAAAAATAGATCTCATGCTAATTCCACCTGTTTAAAAATTTTTGCAATAGTTTAGGGAGGATTATAGAATTATTAGTGCTATTTCCTGTCAAGTCAGTTGCAAAAAATAGCAATTATGCCTGACCGATCACTTCAAACAACCCCATGCACCCAGCATCGGCGATCGCATCTTGATGGGGATGAAACATATACTTACCAGGATATTTGTAGGCAAATTCTAAAATGTGTCGCTCTGCTGTCCCCATCGTGACTACATCTGTTTCCTCACTGGATTTTAGGGTACGACCTGTACGATAAACCCGAAAGAAGTTGGCGTGTAAGTGAAATGTCGCGGCGGCATCAAACTCAATCATGTTAAGTACATACAGCCGAATCAGCTGATTTTGGTAGATGGGGATCGGATGCTGCATGTAGTAGTCTGGTTGCCCATTAAAGGCATAGAATTCATTACGCTTATCCTCATTCACGTCATACCCAGCCATAATCAGCACCATTTCATCAGCGGGTGGTCGTCCATTTGGTGGATCGATGATGAACATACCGTACAGTCCTTTACCGATATGACGAGTGACTGGCTCAGTATGACAATGGTAGAGATGAACGCCATAAGGTTCAGCATCAAACTCATAAATCGCTGCTGCACCGTGGCGCACTGGACGGACACCATCCACTTCAGCCGGGTGGATGCCGTGAAAGTGCATAGAATGGGAATGTCCTCCTTGGTTGAGGAAGAGGACTCGGACGCGATCGCCTTGTTTTGCCCGTAGGGTTGGTCCTGGAATGCGATCATTGAAAGTCCAAGTGTTGAAAGCAACAGCACTATTGAGCTGAATTGTGGAAGTTCCAGCTACTATCCGAAATTCTCGAATCGTGCGTCCTTTTTCGCGCTTAACAGTACCATAATCAAAATCACGTAACACCATCATCGGGTTTACACCAGTGCCAGAGTTAGGCGCATCACTAGGCGGTAGTGGCGGTACTCTAACTATTACTTGTTGTTGGTTCAGCGCTTGCAAAGCAGTGACCGCACCAATCACACCCGCTCCGGCTAAGCCAAATTTCAGCACCTGACGGCGACTCAAAAGTTCTTCTTTTCCCAGTGCAAAACGGTTTGGCATAGCATCGCCAACACTTAAAGAATTGATGTTACTGCAAAAATCTGTAAATAATCCACAAACCTTAAGTTTATCCTTAAGAAAACTTGCTGTCAATAATTGTCAACTCTGACTGGCACTTTACTGAAGGATGAATTTGTAATTATCCCCCTGCCTCCCCTGCTGCCCCTAATCCCCACTGGGCTTCGCCCCGCTAGACGCTTCGCTACACTTCGTGAACGCTAACGTGGGGGCCCCGAGTTCCCCTGCACCCTAACGAAAAATCTACGGCAAAATCCGATCCCCTCTAGGGGCATTGCAAATTTCCTCGAAAACTTGTGTGATGAAATTTGAACGTTAAATTGTGTAAATGCGATCACAATCATCAATGAGGAAACAGCTACTAATTTTGGCAGGTCTCACTTTTCTGGTTCCAGGGGTGATGCTTGGCTGTTCCCCGCGTGAAACTACTGGCGAGCCTCAGGCACAAACCCAAACCCCGACTCAGGCGCAGCAGGAGACAGGAACACTTCAAATTCGTGCTAATGGCGAGGAGTTTGCTAGAGAGGGCTTTGTCTCAAAAGATGGATGGAAAATCTCTTTCAACCATGTGTACACCAACTTAGCAGATATCACTGCTTACCAAAGTGAACCTCCCTTTAATCCTGAGACTGACAAAAATGTCCAGGCAAAAGAAAAAGTAGTTGTAGCCCAAGCTAAAACAGTAGATTTGGCTCAGTCAGGCAAGGGGGAAGCGGATTCAGTTCTCGTTGGCGAAGCCCCAAACGCACCAGTTGGTCAATACAATGCCCTTTCCTGGAGGATGGTGCCAGCAACAGCAGGTCCCGCTCAAGGTCAGACCTTGAGGATGGACGGTACAGCTGAGAAAGAGGGGAGAACCGTCAACTTTGTCCTTAACATTGACCGGGAATTTGAATACGTTTGTGGGGAGTTTGTGGGCGACGAACGCAAAGGAATTGTTCAGGCAGGCGAAACAGCAGACTTAGAGGCAACGTTCCACTTTGACCACCTGTTTGGCGACGCTGACAAGAGTCCAGATGACCCCGTTAATCAGCAGGCGCTTGGGTTTGAGCCGCTAGCTGCCTTGGCGCAAAATAGCAAGTTAGAAGTGGATACGGCTCAGATGCAGTCAGAACTCTCAGCTGAGAACTACCAGAGGCTACAGGAAATTCTTCCGACTCTGGGTCATGTTGGCGAGGGGCACTGCAGAGAAACTACAACCCAGACCACCGTCCTGCAGTAACGGTGGCAAAGCTGAGAAGGGAGAGAGGATTTCTCTCCCTTAATGCCGATTAACAAGCTGGTTTTTCAAGCAACATTATTAATTAAAGTAAAGATTAATCTATTTTTTCAGAAATATGAATCAGAAGTGGAAACTTTTAATCCCACTCGTTTTTGCCTCCGTCTTTAGCTGGTCAGCCAGAGTAAGCGCTCATGGTGTCAGGGTTGAAGCGAGAGACACTCAGGCGGTTGAGGTTAATGCTGAGTATGATACTGGCGAACCAATGGCGGAAGCACAAGTAACAGTTTACTCCCCTGATGACCCCTCCACCCCTTGGCTGCAAAGTACCACTGACAAAAACGGTAACTTTGTGTTCACACCCGATTACTCAAAGTCAGGAAATTGGTCAATTCAAGTGCGTCAAGCGGGTCACGGTGATATTATCAATATTCCTATTCAGGGCAACCAGGCACAGGCAGGAGGAGAGGGTGCAACTGAGGCGGCAGGTAACGGTTCCCCCGCTCAAGCGGTGAGTACCCGCTCGACTGATGCCTCGTTCACACCACTGCAGACTATCCTGATGGGAGCCGCAGGTATCTGGGGATTCATCGGTACAGCATTATTTTTTATGCGGGGTAAAAACAATTCGGAACTTCAAAGCCCTGAATCCTAAAAAATGCACATTCCTGACGGTA
This window of the Chroococcidiopsis sp. CCMEE 29 genome carries:
- a CDS encoding multicopper oxidase domain-containing protein, whose protein sequence is MPNRFALGKEELLSRRQVLKFGLAGAGVIGAVTALQALNQQQVIVRVPPLPPSDAPNSGTGVNPMMVLRDFDYGTVKREKGRTIREFRIVAGTSTIQLNSAVAFNTWTFNDRIPGPTLRAKQGDRVRVLFLNQGGHSHSMHFHGIHPAEVDGVRPVRHGAAAIYEFDAEPYGVHLYHCHTEPVTRHIGKGLYGMFIIDPPNGRPPADEMVLIMAGYDVNEDKRNEFYAFNGQPDYYMQHPIPIYQNQLIRLYVLNMIEFDAAATFHLHANFFRVYRTGRTLKSSEETDVVTMGTAERHILEFAYKYPGKYMFHPHQDAIADAGCMGLFEVIGQA
- a CDS encoding carboxypeptidase-like regulatory domain-containing protein, translated to MNQKWKLLIPLVFASVFSWSARVSAHGVRVEARDTQAVEVNAEYDTGEPMAEAQVTVYSPDDPSTPWLQSTTDKNGNFVFTPDYSKSGNWSIQVRQAGHGDIINIPIQGNQAQAGGEGATEAAGNGSPAQAVSTRSTDASFTPLQTILMGAAGIWGFIGTALFFMRGKNNSELQSPES